In one Methanobrevibacter arboriphilus genomic region, the following are encoded:
- a CDS encoding zinc ribbon-containing protein: MARCGQKPGKGRYVCINCGEDLYLDDATDTLPPCAKCNGCDFRRG; the protein is encoded by the coding sequence ATGGCACGCTGTGGACAAAAACCAGGGAAAGGTAGATATGTCTGTATCAACTGTGGTGAAGACTTATACTTAGATGATGCAACTGACACATTACCTCCTTGTGCAAAATGTAATGGATGCGATTTTAGAAGAGGATAA